From Selenomonadales bacterium, a single genomic window includes:
- a CDS encoding pilus assembly protein yields the protein MRRQNERGQALVELALVLPILLLVLMGIVDFGRVFHGHLAVTSASRQAAREASLGRTDAEIISVARNAASPLPPGQIAVTVTPAFSARQAGTSIEVTVTYSLQIITPLIQPFFPNPYVVIARAVTRRE from the coding sequence ATGCGCAGACAAAACGAGAGAGGCCAAGCGCTAGTAGAACTGGCTCTCGTGTTGCCGATTCTGCTGTTGGTGCTTATGGGCATAGTGGACTTCGGGCGCGTCTTTCACGGGCACTTGGCGGTTACGTCAGCTTCGCGCCAAGCCGCACGCGAGGCAAGCCTTGGGCGCACAGACGCGGAAATCATAAGCGTGGCGAGAAACGCGGCATCTCCGTTACCGCCGGGACAGATAGCAGTTACGGTGACTCCTGCCTTTTCGGCGCGTCAAGCCGGCACTTCCATAGAAGTTACAGTTACCTATTCCCTGCAGATTATTACGCCGCTTATCCAGCCGTTTTTCCCAAATCCCTATGTAGTCATAGCAAGGGCGGTGACAAGGCGCGAATGA